In Mauremys mutica isolate MM-2020 ecotype Southern chromosome 16, ASM2049712v1, whole genome shotgun sequence, one DNA window encodes the following:
- the PISD gene encoding phosphatidylserine decarboxylase proenzyme, mitochondrial isoform X3 yields MMCQSNTLQGPDLHTGKWLQFPQLALRRRLGQLSCMSRPALKLRSWPLTILYYLLPFGALKPLTRVGWRPMSRVSLYKSVPTRLLSRAWGRLNQVELPTWLRKPVYSLYIWTFGVNMKEAAVEDLHHYRNLSEFFRRKLKPQSRPVCCYHSVISPSDGKILNFGQVKNCEVEQVKGVTYSLESFLGPCTSTEDMQFSQTSSHNSFQNQLVTKEGNELYHCVIYLAPGDYHCFHSPTDWRVSHRRHFPGSLMSVNPGVARWIKELFCHNERVVLSGDWKHGFFSLTAVGATNVGSIRIYFDRDLRTNSPCYSKGSYNDFSFITNNNKEGIPMRKGEHLGEFNLGSTIVLIFEAPKDFNFHLKPGQKIRFGEALGSL; encoded by the exons ATGATGTGTCAGTCAAACACCCTGCAgggaccagatctgcacacagggAAATG GTTGCAATTCCCCCAGCTGGCCCTGAGGCGGAGGTTGGGCCAGCTGAGCTGTATGTCTAGGCCTGCTCTGAAACTCCGTTCTTGGCCTCTGACTATTCTCTATTATCTTCTGCCTTTCGGTGCTCTTAAACCCTTGACCAGAGTGGGATGGAGGCCTATGAGCAGG GTTTCTCTGTACAAATCGGTACCAACACGACTGCTTTCACGAGCCTGGGGTCGTTTGAACCAGGTCGAGCTGCCTACCTGGCTCCGGAAGCCTGTCTACAGCCTGTATATCTGGACATTTGGAGTGAACATGAAGGAAGCAGCCGTCGAAGATCTTCATCACTATAGAAACCTCAGCGAGTTCTTCCGCAGGAAGCTGAAGCCCCAGTCCCGGCCAGTCTGCTGCTATCACAGtgtg ATCAGTCCCTCAGATGGAAAGATTCTGAACTTTGGACAAGTGAAAAACTGCGAAGTGGAACAGGTGAAGGGTGTCACCTACTCGCTGGAGTCCTTCCTGGGGCCGTGCACCAGCACAGAAGACATGCAGTTTAGCCAAA CCTCATCCCACAACTCATTCCAGAACCAGCTAGTCACAAAGGAGGGGAACGAGCTCTACCACTGTGTCATCTACCTGGCGCCTGGGGACTATCACTGCTTCCACTCACCCACTGACTGGAGAGTGTCGCACAGACGCCACTTCCCAG GCTCCCTGATGTCTGTGAATCCTGGTGTTGCCCGCTGGATCAAGGAACTCTTCTGCCACAATGAGCGGGTTGTACTTAGCGGTGATTGGAAACATGGCTTTTTCTCCCTAACAGCGGTAGGAGCCACAAATGTTGGCTCCATCCGCATCTACTTCGACCGG GATTTGCGTACTAACAGCCCCTGTTACTCCAAAGGCTCTTACAATGACTTCAGCTTCATAACCAACAATAACAAGGAGGGCATCCCTATGAGGAAAGGAGAACATTTAGGGGAGTTTAACCTGGGCTCGACCATTGTTCTGATCTTCGAGGCACCCAAGGACTTCAACTTCCATCTCAAACCTGGACAGAAAATCCGCTTTGGAGAGGCTCTGGGGTCCCTTTAG